The Castanea sativa cultivar Marrone di Chiusa Pesio chromosome 11, ASM4071231v1 genome contains a region encoding:
- the LOC142615819 gene encoding beta-glucosidase 17-like isoform X3 encodes MEILHYHLHHLFWYVLLVVAYFFSFTESISRRDFPAGFIFGGASSAYQYEGAAFEHGKGPSIWDTFTMEHPEKIADHTTGDIADEFYYRFKKMFQGDIALMKEIGLDFFRISISWTRILPSLKPFITLFHWDVPQALEEEYGGFLSQNIVNDYRNYVDVCFKEFGDRVKYWVTINEPNIFTIGGYVTGVDAPGRCSNYVGNCTYGNSGTEPYIVGHNLLLSHAIAVKLYREKYQASQTGEIGISIQSLWYLPKYQTVASTKAALRAQDFMLGWFVDPIIFGDYPETMRALVGTRLPVFTESQSKMLKGSLDFLGINYYTARYADDSTSSSSINLSYTTDSHVNLTTEKDGIPIGQSTATSWLYIYPRGIRELMLYIKKKYNNPPIYITENGVADNGSSPIQEALNDCLKIKYYYSHLSNLLEAIRAGVDVRGYFVWSFLDDFEWDSGYTIRFGIIYVDYENRLTRYMKRSAFWFKNFLRKENENVIRSKPLLYLSSN; translated from the exons ATGGAAATACTTCAttatcatcttcatcatttatTTTGGTATGTGCTGCTTGTTGTGgcctattttttctctttcactgAAAGTATAAGTCGGAGAGATTTTCCAGCTGGTTTCATATTTGGAGGAGCCTCAAGTGCTTACCAG TATGAAGGGGCTGCATTTGAACATGGAAAAGGGCCTAGCATATGGGACACTTTCACTATGGAACATCCag AAAAAATTGCTGACCATACCACGGGGGATATAGCTGATGAATTTTACTATCGTTTTAAG AAAATGTTTCAGGGGGACATAGCTTTGATGAAAGAAATTGGTTTAGACTTCTTTCGGATCTCCATCTCATGGACCAGAATACTACCTA gTTTAAAACCTTTTATAACTTTATTCCATTGGGATGTTCCACAAGCCCTTGAAGAGGAGTATGGTGGATTCTTGAGCCAAAATATAGT GAATGATTATCGCAACTACGTGGATGTTTGTTTCAAAGAATTCGGTGATAGAGTAAAGTATTGGGTCACAATTAATGAGCCAAATATATTTACCATTGGGGGCTACGTAACAGGAGTTGATGCACCTGGTCGATGTTCTAACTATGTTGGAAATTGCACATATGGAAACTCCGGGACAGAACCCTATATAGTGGGACATAATTTACTTCTTTCACATGCAATTGCTGTAAAATTATACAGGGAAAAGTATCAG gCTTCTCAAACGGGAGAAATTGGCATTTCAATACAAAGTCTTTGGTATTTGCCCAAATACCAAACAGTTGCTAGCACCAAGGCTGCCTTGCGAGCTCAGGATTTTATGCTTGGTTG GTTTGTTGATCCAATTATTTTTGGTGACTATCCTGAGACCATGCGAGCTTTGGTGGGGACTCGATTACCTGTATTTACTGAATCACAATCCAAGATGCTAAAGGGTTCTCTAGATTTCCTTGGAATAAATTACTACACTGCAAGATATGCAGATGATTCTACATCTTCTAGTAGCATCAACCTAAGTTACACAACAGATAGCCATGTAAATCTAACCA CGGAGAAGGATGGCATTCCTATTGGTCAATCA ACTGCTACTAGTTGGCTTTACATTTATCCAAGAGGAATTCGAGAACTTATGTtatacataaagaaaaaatataataatccACCTATTTACATTACAGAAAATG GAGTTGCTGATAATGGCTCATCGCCGATTCAAGAGGCTCTCAACGACTGCTTGAAGATAAAATACTACTATAGTCATCTATCAAATCTCTTGGAGGCTATAAG GGCTGGGGTTGATGTGAGAGGATACTTTGTGTGGTCATTTCTTGATGACTTTGAATGGGATTCTGGTTATACTATTCGATTTGGCATCATTTACGTAGATTATGAAAACAGGTTGACAAGATACATGAAACGCTCTGCtttttggttcaaaaattttctccgaaaggaaaatgaaaatgtCATCAGAAGCAAACCTTTGTTGTACCTAAGTAGTAATTGA
- the LOC142617517 gene encoding beta-glucosidase 17-like isoform X2, with protein MESSKLMEKIADHSTGTIAENFYYRFEEDIALMKEIGLDFFRFSISWPRILPKGKLNGGLNQEGVTFYNNLINELLSQGLKPFVTLFHWDVPQALEDEYGGFLSQNIVDDYRNYVDFCFKEFGDRVKYWITINEPNIFTMGGYVDGTKAPGRCSNYIGNCTYGNSGTEPYIVGHNFLLSHAAAVKLYREKYQDSQMGEIGITVSTRWMLPKYQTVASTKAALRALDFFFGWFVDPVIFGDYPETMRALVGTRLPIFTKSQSKMLKGSLDFLGVNYYTARYVDDSNSSSSVNLSYTTDSHINMTTEKDGIPIGQPTAADWLFIYPRGIREILLYINKKYNNPPIIITENGVVDNGSLPIQGALNDSLRINYYHSHLSNLLKAIRAGVDVRGYFAWSVLDDFEWSSGYTVRFGITYIDYKNGLTRYMKHSALWFKKLLQKENVIKSEPLLYMNSN; from the exons ATGGAGTCCTCCAAATTGATGG AAAAAATTGCAGACCATAGCACGGGGACTATAgctgaaaatttttattatcgCTTTGAG GAGGATATAGCTCTGATGAAAGAAATTGGTTTAGACTTCTTTAGGTTCTCCATCTCATGGCCCAGAATACTACCTA AAGGAAAACTCAATGGGGGACTGAACCAAGAAGGAGTCACATTCTACAATAATCTCATAAATGAGCTACTGTCTCAAG gtttaaAACCGTTTGTAACACTATTCCATTGGGATGTTCCACAAGCCCTTGAAGATGAGTATGGTGGATTCTTGAGCCAAAACATAGT GGATGATTATCGCAACTATGTGGACTTTTGTTTCAAAGAATTTGGTGATAGAGTGAAGTATTGGATCACAATTAACGAGCCAAATATATTTACCATGGGGGGGTACGTAGACGGCACCAAGGCACCTGGTCGATGTTCTAACTATATCGGAAATTGCACATATGGGAACTCCGGAACAGAACCCTATATAGTGGGacataattttcttctttctcatgCAGCTGCTGTGAAATTGTACAGGGAAAAGTATCag GATTCTCAAATGGGAGAAATTGGCATTACAGTATCAACTCGTTGGATGTTGCCCAAATACCAAACAGTTGCTAGCACCAAGGCTGCCCTTAGAGCtctcgattttttttttggatg GTTTGTTGATCCAGTTATATTTGGTGACTATCCTGAGACCATGCGAGCTTTGGTGGGTACTCGACTACCCATATTTACTAAATCACAATCCAAGATGCTAAAGGGTTCTCTAGATTTTCTTGGAGTAAATTACTACACTGCAAGATATGTAGATGACTCTAATTCTTCTAGTAGCGTCAACCTAAGTTACACAACAGATAGCCACATAAATATGACCA CGGAGAAGGATGGCATTCCTATTGGTCAACca ACCGCTGCCGACTGGCTTTTCATTTATCCAAGAGGAATTCGAGAAATTTTgctatacataaataaaaaatacaacaatcCGCCTATTATCATTACAGAAAATG GAGTTGTTGATAATGGCTCATTGCCGATTCAAGGGGCTCTCAATGATAGCTTGAGGATAAATTACTACCATAGTCATCTATCAAATCTCTTGAAGGCTATAAG GGCTGGGGTTGACGTGAGAGGATACTTTGCGTGGTCAGTTCTTGATGACTTTGAGTGGAGTTCTGGTTATACTGTTCGATTTGGCATCACTTACATAGATTACAAAAATGGGTTGACAAGATACATGAAACACTCTGCTCTATGGTTCAAAAAATTACTCCAAAAGGAAAATGTCATCAAAAGCGAACCTTTGTTGTACATGAATAGTAATTGA
- the LOC142615819 gene encoding beta-glucosidase 17-like isoform X2 yields MEILHYHLHHLFWYVLLVVAYFFSFTESISRRDFPAGFIFGGASSAYQYEGAAFEHGKGPSIWDTFTMEHPEKIADHTTGDIADEFYYRFKGDIALMKEIGLDFFRISISWTRILPKGKISGGVNQRGITFYNNLINHLLSQGLKPFITLFHWDVPQALEEEYGGFLSQNIVNDYRNYVDVCFKEFGDRVKYWVTINEPNIFTIGGYVTGVDAPGRCSNYVGNCTYGNSGTEPYIVGHNLLLSHAIAVKLYREKYQASQTGEIGISIQSLWYLPKYQTVASTKAALRAQDFMLGWFVDPIIFGDYPETMRALVGTRLPVFTESQSKMLKGSLDFLGINYYTARYADDSTSSSSINLSYTTDSHVNLTTEKDGIPIGQSTATSWLYIYPRGIRELMLYIKKKYNNPPIYITENGVADNGSSPIQEALNDCLKIKYYYSHLSNLLEAIRAGVDVRGYFVWSFLDDFEWDSGYTIRFGIIYVDYENRLTRYMKRSAFWFKNFLRKENENVIRSKPLLYLSSN; encoded by the exons ATGGAAATACTTCAttatcatcttcatcatttatTTTGGTATGTGCTGCTTGTTGTGgcctattttttctctttcactgAAAGTATAAGTCGGAGAGATTTTCCAGCTGGTTTCATATTTGGAGGAGCCTCAAGTGCTTACCAG TATGAAGGGGCTGCATTTGAACATGGAAAAGGGCCTAGCATATGGGACACTTTCACTATGGAACATCCag AAAAAATTGCTGACCATACCACGGGGGATATAGCTGATGAATTTTACTATCGTTTTAAG GGGGACATAGCTTTGATGAAAGAAATTGGTTTAGACTTCTTTCGGATCTCCATCTCATGGACCAGAATACTACCTA AAGGAAAAATCAGTGGGGGAGTGAACCAAAGAGGGATCACATTCTACAATAACCTCATAAATCACCTATTGTCTCAAG gTTTAAAACCTTTTATAACTTTATTCCATTGGGATGTTCCACAAGCCCTTGAAGAGGAGTATGGTGGATTCTTGAGCCAAAATATAGT GAATGATTATCGCAACTACGTGGATGTTTGTTTCAAAGAATTCGGTGATAGAGTAAAGTATTGGGTCACAATTAATGAGCCAAATATATTTACCATTGGGGGCTACGTAACAGGAGTTGATGCACCTGGTCGATGTTCTAACTATGTTGGAAATTGCACATATGGAAACTCCGGGACAGAACCCTATATAGTGGGACATAATTTACTTCTTTCACATGCAATTGCTGTAAAATTATACAGGGAAAAGTATCAG gCTTCTCAAACGGGAGAAATTGGCATTTCAATACAAAGTCTTTGGTATTTGCCCAAATACCAAACAGTTGCTAGCACCAAGGCTGCCTTGCGAGCTCAGGATTTTATGCTTGGTTG GTTTGTTGATCCAATTATTTTTGGTGACTATCCTGAGACCATGCGAGCTTTGGTGGGGACTCGATTACCTGTATTTACTGAATCACAATCCAAGATGCTAAAGGGTTCTCTAGATTTCCTTGGAATAAATTACTACACTGCAAGATATGCAGATGATTCTACATCTTCTAGTAGCATCAACCTAAGTTACACAACAGATAGCCATGTAAATCTAACCA CGGAGAAGGATGGCATTCCTATTGGTCAATCA ACTGCTACTAGTTGGCTTTACATTTATCCAAGAGGAATTCGAGAACTTATGTtatacataaagaaaaaatataataatccACCTATTTACATTACAGAAAATG GAGTTGCTGATAATGGCTCATCGCCGATTCAAGAGGCTCTCAACGACTGCTTGAAGATAAAATACTACTATAGTCATCTATCAAATCTCTTGGAGGCTATAAG GGCTGGGGTTGATGTGAGAGGATACTTTGTGTGGTCATTTCTTGATGACTTTGAATGGGATTCTGGTTATACTATTCGATTTGGCATCATTTACGTAGATTATGAAAACAGGTTGACAAGATACATGAAACGCTCTGCtttttggttcaaaaattttctccgaaaggaaaatgaaaatgtCATCAGAAGCAAACCTTTGTTGTACCTAAGTAGTAATTGA
- the LOC142615819 gene encoding beta-glucosidase 17-like isoform X1 yields MEILHYHLHHLFWYVLLVVAYFFSFTESISRRDFPAGFIFGGASSAYQYEGAAFEHGKGPSIWDTFTMEHPEKIADHTTGDIADEFYYRFKKMFQGDIALMKEIGLDFFRISISWTRILPKGKISGGVNQRGITFYNNLINHLLSQGLKPFITLFHWDVPQALEEEYGGFLSQNIVNDYRNYVDVCFKEFGDRVKYWVTINEPNIFTIGGYVTGVDAPGRCSNYVGNCTYGNSGTEPYIVGHNLLLSHAIAVKLYREKYQASQTGEIGISIQSLWYLPKYQTVASTKAALRAQDFMLGWFVDPIIFGDYPETMRALVGTRLPVFTESQSKMLKGSLDFLGINYYTARYADDSTSSSSINLSYTTDSHVNLTTEKDGIPIGQSTATSWLYIYPRGIRELMLYIKKKYNNPPIYITENGVADNGSSPIQEALNDCLKIKYYYSHLSNLLEAIRAGVDVRGYFVWSFLDDFEWDSGYTIRFGIIYVDYENRLTRYMKRSAFWFKNFLRKENENVIRSKPLLYLSSN; encoded by the exons ATGGAAATACTTCAttatcatcttcatcatttatTTTGGTATGTGCTGCTTGTTGTGgcctattttttctctttcactgAAAGTATAAGTCGGAGAGATTTTCCAGCTGGTTTCATATTTGGAGGAGCCTCAAGTGCTTACCAG TATGAAGGGGCTGCATTTGAACATGGAAAAGGGCCTAGCATATGGGACACTTTCACTATGGAACATCCag AAAAAATTGCTGACCATACCACGGGGGATATAGCTGATGAATTTTACTATCGTTTTAAG AAAATGTTTCAGGGGGACATAGCTTTGATGAAAGAAATTGGTTTAGACTTCTTTCGGATCTCCATCTCATGGACCAGAATACTACCTA AAGGAAAAATCAGTGGGGGAGTGAACCAAAGAGGGATCACATTCTACAATAACCTCATAAATCACCTATTGTCTCAAG gTTTAAAACCTTTTATAACTTTATTCCATTGGGATGTTCCACAAGCCCTTGAAGAGGAGTATGGTGGATTCTTGAGCCAAAATATAGT GAATGATTATCGCAACTACGTGGATGTTTGTTTCAAAGAATTCGGTGATAGAGTAAAGTATTGGGTCACAATTAATGAGCCAAATATATTTACCATTGGGGGCTACGTAACAGGAGTTGATGCACCTGGTCGATGTTCTAACTATGTTGGAAATTGCACATATGGAAACTCCGGGACAGAACCCTATATAGTGGGACATAATTTACTTCTTTCACATGCAATTGCTGTAAAATTATACAGGGAAAAGTATCAG gCTTCTCAAACGGGAGAAATTGGCATTTCAATACAAAGTCTTTGGTATTTGCCCAAATACCAAACAGTTGCTAGCACCAAGGCTGCCTTGCGAGCTCAGGATTTTATGCTTGGTTG GTTTGTTGATCCAATTATTTTTGGTGACTATCCTGAGACCATGCGAGCTTTGGTGGGGACTCGATTACCTGTATTTACTGAATCACAATCCAAGATGCTAAAGGGTTCTCTAGATTTCCTTGGAATAAATTACTACACTGCAAGATATGCAGATGATTCTACATCTTCTAGTAGCATCAACCTAAGTTACACAACAGATAGCCATGTAAATCTAACCA CGGAGAAGGATGGCATTCCTATTGGTCAATCA ACTGCTACTAGTTGGCTTTACATTTATCCAAGAGGAATTCGAGAACTTATGTtatacataaagaaaaaatataataatccACCTATTTACATTACAGAAAATG GAGTTGCTGATAATGGCTCATCGCCGATTCAAGAGGCTCTCAACGACTGCTTGAAGATAAAATACTACTATAGTCATCTATCAAATCTCTTGGAGGCTATAAG GGCTGGGGTTGATGTGAGAGGATACTTTGTGTGGTCATTTCTTGATGACTTTGAATGGGATTCTGGTTATACTATTCGATTTGGCATCATTTACGTAGATTATGAAAACAGGTTGACAAGATACATGAAACGCTCTGCtttttggttcaaaaattttctccgaaaggaaaatgaaaatgtCATCAGAAGCAAACCTTTGTTGTACCTAAGTAGTAATTGA
- the LOC142617517 gene encoding beta-glucosidase 17-like isoform X3, producing the protein MKGLHFSMEKGLAYGILSLGNIQEDIALMKEIGLDFFRFSISWPRILPKGKLNGGLNQEGVTFYNNLINELLSQGLKPFVTLFHWDVPQALEDEYGGFLSQNIVDDYRNYVDFCFKEFGDRVKYWITINEPNIFTMGGYVDGTKAPGRCSNYIGNCTYGNSGTEPYIVGHNFLLSHAAAVKLYREKYQDSQMGEIGITVSTRWMLPKYQTVASTKAALRALDFFFGWFVDPVIFGDYPETMRALVGTRLPIFTKSQSKMLKGSLDFLGVNYYTARYVDDSNSSSSVNLSYTTDSHINMTTEKDGIPIGQPTAADWLFIYPRGIREILLYINKKYNNPPIIITENGVVDNGSLPIQGALNDSLRINYYHSHLSNLLKAIRAGVDVRGYFAWSVLDDFEWSSGYTVRFGITYIDYKNGLTRYMKHSALWFKKLLQKENVIKSEPLLYMNSN; encoded by the exons ATGAAGGGGCTGCATTTCAGCATGGAAAAGGGCCTAGCATATGGGATACTTTCACTTGGGAACATCCag GAGGATATAGCTCTGATGAAAGAAATTGGTTTAGACTTCTTTAGGTTCTCCATCTCATGGCCCAGAATACTACCTA AAGGAAAACTCAATGGGGGACTGAACCAAGAAGGAGTCACATTCTACAATAATCTCATAAATGAGCTACTGTCTCAAG gtttaaAACCGTTTGTAACACTATTCCATTGGGATGTTCCACAAGCCCTTGAAGATGAGTATGGTGGATTCTTGAGCCAAAACATAGT GGATGATTATCGCAACTATGTGGACTTTTGTTTCAAAGAATTTGGTGATAGAGTGAAGTATTGGATCACAATTAACGAGCCAAATATATTTACCATGGGGGGGTACGTAGACGGCACCAAGGCACCTGGTCGATGTTCTAACTATATCGGAAATTGCACATATGGGAACTCCGGAACAGAACCCTATATAGTGGGacataattttcttctttctcatgCAGCTGCTGTGAAATTGTACAGGGAAAAGTATCag GATTCTCAAATGGGAGAAATTGGCATTACAGTATCAACTCGTTGGATGTTGCCCAAATACCAAACAGTTGCTAGCACCAAGGCTGCCCTTAGAGCtctcgattttttttttggatg GTTTGTTGATCCAGTTATATTTGGTGACTATCCTGAGACCATGCGAGCTTTGGTGGGTACTCGACTACCCATATTTACTAAATCACAATCCAAGATGCTAAAGGGTTCTCTAGATTTTCTTGGAGTAAATTACTACACTGCAAGATATGTAGATGACTCTAATTCTTCTAGTAGCGTCAACCTAAGTTACACAACAGATAGCCACATAAATATGACCA CGGAGAAGGATGGCATTCCTATTGGTCAACca ACCGCTGCCGACTGGCTTTTCATTTATCCAAGAGGAATTCGAGAAATTTTgctatacataaataaaaaatacaacaatcCGCCTATTATCATTACAGAAAATG GAGTTGTTGATAATGGCTCATTGCCGATTCAAGGGGCTCTCAATGATAGCTTGAGGATAAATTACTACCATAGTCATCTATCAAATCTCTTGAAGGCTATAAG GGCTGGGGTTGACGTGAGAGGATACTTTGCGTGGTCAGTTCTTGATGACTTTGAGTGGAGTTCTGGTTATACTGTTCGATTTGGCATCACTTACATAGATTACAAAAATGGGTTGACAAGATACATGAAACACTCTGCTCTATGGTTCAAAAAATTACTCCAAAAGGAAAATGTCATCAAAAGCGAACCTTTGTTGTACATGAATAGTAATTGA
- the LOC142617517 gene encoding beta-glucosidase 17-like isoform X1, translated as MGSWRKSGMEIQNHHHHHVFWYVLLVVAYFFSFTESISRRDFPAGFIFGGGSSAYQYEGAAFQHGKGPSIWDTFTWEHPEKIADHSTGTIAENFYYRFEEDIALMKEIGLDFFRFSISWPRILPKGKLNGGLNQEGVTFYNNLINELLSQGLKPFVTLFHWDVPQALEDEYGGFLSQNIVDDYRNYVDFCFKEFGDRVKYWITINEPNIFTMGGYVDGTKAPGRCSNYIGNCTYGNSGTEPYIVGHNFLLSHAAAVKLYREKYQDSQMGEIGITVSTRWMLPKYQTVASTKAALRALDFFFGWFVDPVIFGDYPETMRALVGTRLPIFTKSQSKMLKGSLDFLGVNYYTARYVDDSNSSSSVNLSYTTDSHINMTTEKDGIPIGQPTAADWLFIYPRGIREILLYINKKYNNPPIIITENGVVDNGSLPIQGALNDSLRINYYHSHLSNLLKAIRAGVDVRGYFAWSVLDDFEWSSGYTVRFGITYIDYKNGLTRYMKHSALWFKKLLQKENVIKSEPLLYMNSN; from the exons ATGGGGAGTTGGAGAAAGTCAGGCATGGAAattcaaaatcatcatcatcatcatgtctTTTGGTATGTGCTGCTTGTTGTGgcctattttttctctttcactgAAAGTATAAGCCGGAGAGATTTTCCAGCTGGTTTCATATTTGGAGGGGGCTCAAGTGCTTACCAG TATGAAGGGGCTGCATTTCAGCATGGAAAAGGGCCTAGCATATGGGATACTTTCACTTGGGAACATCCag AAAAAATTGCAGACCATAGCACGGGGACTATAgctgaaaatttttattatcgCTTTGAG GAGGATATAGCTCTGATGAAAGAAATTGGTTTAGACTTCTTTAGGTTCTCCATCTCATGGCCCAGAATACTACCTA AAGGAAAACTCAATGGGGGACTGAACCAAGAAGGAGTCACATTCTACAATAATCTCATAAATGAGCTACTGTCTCAAG gtttaaAACCGTTTGTAACACTATTCCATTGGGATGTTCCACAAGCCCTTGAAGATGAGTATGGTGGATTCTTGAGCCAAAACATAGT GGATGATTATCGCAACTATGTGGACTTTTGTTTCAAAGAATTTGGTGATAGAGTGAAGTATTGGATCACAATTAACGAGCCAAATATATTTACCATGGGGGGGTACGTAGACGGCACCAAGGCACCTGGTCGATGTTCTAACTATATCGGAAATTGCACATATGGGAACTCCGGAACAGAACCCTATATAGTGGGacataattttcttctttctcatgCAGCTGCTGTGAAATTGTACAGGGAAAAGTATCag GATTCTCAAATGGGAGAAATTGGCATTACAGTATCAACTCGTTGGATGTTGCCCAAATACCAAACAGTTGCTAGCACCAAGGCTGCCCTTAGAGCtctcgattttttttttggatg GTTTGTTGATCCAGTTATATTTGGTGACTATCCTGAGACCATGCGAGCTTTGGTGGGTACTCGACTACCCATATTTACTAAATCACAATCCAAGATGCTAAAGGGTTCTCTAGATTTTCTTGGAGTAAATTACTACACTGCAAGATATGTAGATGACTCTAATTCTTCTAGTAGCGTCAACCTAAGTTACACAACAGATAGCCACATAAATATGACCA CGGAGAAGGATGGCATTCCTATTGGTCAACca ACCGCTGCCGACTGGCTTTTCATTTATCCAAGAGGAATTCGAGAAATTTTgctatacataaataaaaaatacaacaatcCGCCTATTATCATTACAGAAAATG GAGTTGTTGATAATGGCTCATTGCCGATTCAAGGGGCTCTCAATGATAGCTTGAGGATAAATTACTACCATAGTCATCTATCAAATCTCTTGAAGGCTATAAG GGCTGGGGTTGACGTGAGAGGATACTTTGCGTGGTCAGTTCTTGATGACTTTGAGTGGAGTTCTGGTTATACTGTTCGATTTGGCATCACTTACATAGATTACAAAAATGGGTTGACAAGATACATGAAACACTCTGCTCTATGGTTCAAAAAATTACTCCAAAAGGAAAATGTCATCAAAAGCGAACCTTTGTTGTACATGAATAGTAATTGA
- the LOC142615821 gene encoding beta-glucosidase 17-like has product MEIHQLFFYLVAVSYFFASIEGLSRSDFPDGFVFGAGSSAYQYEGAAYQDGKGTSIWDTFTATHPEKILDHSTGNVAEDFYHHIKEDIALMKEIGLDSFRFSISWSRVLPKGKLSGGVNKQGVKFYNELINELLYKGIQPCVTLFHWDTPQVLEDEYDGFLSINIVNDYHDYADFCFKEFGDRVKLWTTFNEPNTFSSEGYATGNIAPGRCSNYVGNCTFGNSGIEPYMVAHHILLSHATAVKLYKEKYQASQMGEIGITVSTFWMVPKYQTIASSKAASRALDFAFGWFAHPITYGDYPKSMRALVGTRLPNFTVIQSKMVKGSLDFLGVNYYTARYADDSTSSGSVNLSYTTDSHVNLTTEKDGIPIGEPTPSSWLYIYPRGIQELILYVEKNFNNPPIIITENGFSDVNNNSWTIQDALNDSLRLKYHQLHLSSLLKTTRARINVKGYYVWSFLDDFEWESGYTYRFGINYIDYKNGLTRYMKHTALWFKNFLQRENLTTRVSSLLYSDK; this is encoded by the exons ATGGAAATTCATCAACTATTCTTCTACCTTGTGGCTGTGTCTTATTTTTTTGCTAGCATTGAAGGTCTCAGCCGAAGTGATTTTCCGGATGGTTTCGTGTTTGGTGCAGGGTCAAGTGCTTACCAG TATGAAGGAGCTGCATACCAGGATGGCAAAGGGACTAGCATATGGGATACTTTCACTGCGACACACCCAG AAAAAATTTTGGACCACAGCACAGGGAATGTAGCTGAAGATTTTTACCATCATATCAAG GAGGATATAGCTCTAATGAAAGAAATTGGCCTAGACTCCTTTAGATTCTCCATCTCATGGTCTAGAGTACTTCCTA AGGGAAAACTTAGCGGGGGAGTGAACAAACAAGGAGTCAAATTCTATAATGAACTCATTAATGAGCTCCTATATAAAG GTATACAACCCTGTGTAACATTATTCCATTGGGACACTCCACAAGTACTAGAAGATGAGTATGATGGATTTTTGAGCATCAACATTGT CAATGACTATCATGACTATGCGGACTTCTGCTTTAAGGAATTTGGTGATAGAGTGAAGCTCTGGACCACATTTAATGAGCCAAATACATTCAGTAGTGAAGGGTATGCAACAGGTAACATAGCACCAGGTCGATGTTCTAACTATGTAGGAAACTGCACCTTTGGGAACTCAGGGATAGAGCCCTACATGGTAGCTCATCACATCCTTCTTTCTCATGCAACTGCTGTAAAATTGTACAAGGAAAAGTATCAG gcttcTCAAATGGGAGAAATTGGAATTACAGTATCAACGTTTTGGATGGTACCTAAGTACCAAACAATTGCTAGTAGCAAGGCTGCCTCTAGAGCTCTTGATTTTGCATTTGGATG GTTTGCTCATCCTATTACCTATGGTGACTACCCTAAGTCCATGCGTGCTTTGGTGGGAACTCGACTACCCAACTTCACTGTAATACAATCCAAGATGGTAAAGGGGTCTCTAGATTTTCTTGGAGTAAATTATTACACCGCAAGATATGCAGATGACTCCACATCTTCTGGTAGTGTAAACCTAAGTTACACAACAGATAGCCATGTAAATCTAACCA CTGAGAAAGATGGCATTCCTATTGGTGAACcg ACCCCTTCTAGCTGGCTTTACATTTATCCAAGGGGAATTCAAGAACTTATTCTATACGTAGAGAAAAATTTCAATAATCCACCTATTATAATTACGGAAAACG GATTTAGTGATGTAAATAATAACTCGTGGACAATTCAAGATGCTCTCAATGATAGTTTAAGGTTAAAATACCACCAACTCCATCTATCAAGTCTCTTAAAAACTACCAG GGCTAGAATCAACGTTAAGGGATACTATGTTTGGTCATTTCTTGATGACTTCGAATGGGAATCGGGTTATACATATCGGTTTGGCATCAATTACATAGATTACAAAAATGGGTTGACAAGATATATGAAACATACTGCTTTATGGTTCAAAAATTTCCTTCAAAGGGAGAATCTCACCACAAGAGTGTCATCTTTATTGTACTCTGATAAGTAA